The Sphingomonas sp. So64.6b genome includes a region encoding these proteins:
- the clpS gene encoding ATP-dependent Clp protease adapter ClpS — MAEGPDEGGTGDDEGTGLGVATRTRVRTKQPTPYRVLLLNDDYTPMEFVVLVLQRFFRMDMEAATRVMLHVHQKGVGVCGTFSYEVAETKVAQVTEFARQNQHPLQCTLEKA, encoded by the coding sequence ATGGCCGAAGGTCCCGATGAGGGCGGCACTGGTGACGACGAAGGCACCGGCCTCGGCGTCGCCACGCGTACCCGCGTCCGCACCAAGCAGCCGACACCGTATCGCGTGCTGCTGCTCAACGACGATTACACGCCGATGGAGTTCGTCGTCCTCGTACTGCAGCGCTTCTTTCGCATGGATATGGAGGCGGCGACTCGCGTCATGCTGCATGTCCATCAAAAGGGCGTCGGCGTGTGCGGTACGTTCAGCTACGAGGTCGCCGAGACCAAGGTCGCGCAGGTCACCGAATTCGCGCGGCAGAATCAGCATCCGCTGCAATGTACGCTGGAGAAGGCGTAG
- a CDS encoding phasin family protein, producing the protein MASKSPNTDTAIKAPAPVAAPVSAPAVTAAAPAPKADPAPAVAAPTAKVEAAPAPKVEGKPAPVKTVAKAAAKPVTAAKRKPVAKKKVAAKAVLKPAPIKIKTVAAKLAVPTAIKPVVAKAKAVIQKEVTVMEATLKTAADKAKTLFADANDRAKAAVEKSTKAFEEINEFSKGNIEALVESGKIAAKGFETLGQDAADYSRKQFEGATAALKSLSTVKSPTDFFKLHSDYVRSSFDAIVAQTSKNTEAVLKLAGEVAQPISNRVAVAVEKVKIAA; encoded by the coding sequence TTGGCCAGCAAGTCGCCTAACACTGACACGGCCATCAAGGCGCCCGCGCCGGTCGCTGCGCCGGTTTCCGCTCCTGCCGTAACGGCAGCGGCACCTGCGCCCAAGGCCGATCCGGCTCCAGCCGTCGCAGCACCGACCGCCAAGGTCGAAGCAGCGCCCGCGCCCAAGGTTGAAGGCAAGCCGGCGCCCGTAAAAACGGTTGCCAAGGCTGCGGCAAAGCCCGTTACCGCCGCCAAGCGCAAGCCGGTGGCCAAGAAGAAGGTCGCCGCCAAGGCGGTCCTCAAGCCTGCCCCGATCAAGATCAAGACCGTCGCAGCCAAGCTGGCTGTGCCCACCGCAATCAAGCCGGTCGTCGCAAAAGCGAAGGCCGTCATCCAGAAGGAAGTGACTGTCATGGAAGCTACGCTGAAGACTGCTGCCGACAAGGCAAAGACCCTGTTCGCCGATGCGAACGACCGCGCCAAGGCCGCTGTGGAGAAGAGCACCAAGGCGTTCGAAGAAATCAACGAATTCAGCAAGGGCAACATCGAAGCCCTGGTCGAATCGGGCAAGATCGCAGCCAAAGGCTTCGAGACGCTCGGCCAGGATGCCGCTGATTACAGCCGCAAGCAGTTCGAAGGCGCGACCGCCGCGCTGAAGAGCCTGTCGACCGTCAAGTCGCCGACCGATTTCTTCAAGCTGCACAGCGACTATGTCCGCTCGTCGTTCGATGCGATCGTCGCACAGACCTCGAAGAACACCGAAGCCGTGCTGAAGCTGGCCGGCGAGGTCGCTCAGCCGATCTCGAACCGCGTTGCCGTTGCGGTCGAAAAGGTCAAGATCGCCGCTTAA
- the murA gene encoding UDP-N-acetylglucosamine 1-carboxyvinyltransferase, whose protein sequence is MDRILIRGGNRLSGKLPISGAKNAALTLMPCALLTDEPVTLRNLPRLADVDSFGHLLNQLGASTQIEGSRPEDFGRVMTIRAGKLTSTEAPYDIVRKMRASILVLGPLIGRAGEATVSLPGGCAIGNRPIDLHLKALEAIGANLEMAAGYVKATAPGGRLSGGKYTFPIVSVGATENVIMAAVTAKGGSIIENAAREPEIVDLCNLLVAMGASISGIGTETLEIEGRDRLHGATYRVMPDRIEAGSYACAAAITGGALELVGVGMHDMRATVAALVEAGVTVEERGSNLYVEASNGLGPLTLSTAPFPGFATDMQAQFMAMLTQADGASVLTETIFENRYMHVPELARMGADIQVRGRTAVVRGVSPLVGAPVMATDLRASMSLVLAGLVASGETQVQRVYHLDRGYERLEEKLQAVGADIERVGDG, encoded by the coding sequence ATGGACCGAATTCTCATCCGCGGCGGCAATCGCCTTTCAGGCAAACTGCCCATCTCAGGCGCGAAGAATGCGGCGCTCACACTGATGCCGTGTGCGTTGCTCACCGACGAACCGGTGACCTTGCGCAACCTGCCACGCCTCGCCGATGTCGACAGTTTCGGGCATCTGCTCAACCAGCTTGGCGCCTCGACTCAGATCGAGGGATCACGGCCGGAAGATTTCGGCCGGGTCATGACGATCCGCGCCGGAAAGCTGACCTCGACCGAGGCGCCGTACGATATCGTGCGGAAAATGCGCGCGTCGATCCTGGTGCTCGGCCCGTTGATCGGCCGCGCCGGTGAGGCGACCGTGTCGCTGCCCGGTGGCTGCGCAATCGGCAACCGCCCGATCGACCTGCATCTGAAGGCGCTCGAGGCGATCGGCGCCAACCTCGAAATGGCCGCCGGTTATGTCAAGGCAACCGCGCCGGGCGGACGCCTGTCGGGCGGCAAATACACTTTCCCGATCGTCTCGGTCGGCGCGACCGAGAATGTCATCATGGCGGCGGTTACCGCCAAAGGCGGCTCGATCATCGAGAATGCCGCGCGCGAGCCCGAGATCGTCGATCTGTGCAACCTGCTCGTTGCGATGGGCGCGAGCATCTCGGGCATCGGCACCGAGACGCTGGAGATCGAAGGCCGCGATCGGCTGCACGGCGCGACCTATCGCGTGATGCCCGACCGGATCGAAGCGGGCAGCTATGCCTGCGCCGCGGCGATCACCGGCGGTGCGCTTGAGCTGGTCGGCGTCGGCATGCACGACATGCGCGCGACCGTCGCGGCACTTGTCGAGGCCGGCGTGACGGTCGAGGAGCGTGGCAGCAATCTTTATGTCGAGGCATCGAACGGCCTCGGCCCGCTGACCCTGTCGACCGCGCCCTTTCCCGGCTTCGCAACCGACATGCAGGCCCAGTTTATGGCGATGCTCACCCAGGCCGATGGCGCCAGCGTACTGACCGAAACGATCTTCGAGAACCGCTACATGCACGTGCCCGAGCTGGCGCGGATGGGCGCCGACATTCAGGTGCGCGGCCGCACCGCCGTGGTACGCGGCGTCTCGCCTCTGGTCGGCGCGCCGGTGATGGCGACCGATTTGCGCGCCTCGATGAGCCTGGTTCTTGCCGGCCTCGTGGCATCGGGCGAAACCCAGGTGCAGCGCGTCTACCACCTCGATCGCGGCTATGAGCGGCTCGAGGAAAAACTTCAGGCGGTCGGCGCGGATATCGAGCGCGTCGGAGACGGCTGA